The Roseovarius indicus genome has a segment encoding these proteins:
- a CDS encoding Lrp/AsnC family transcriptional regulator translates to MPQSVQIDDIDRRILRTLAADGRVSNARLAQIVGLSASPCWQRVKRLEDNGIISGYRAMLNQESLGAPEIVLIEVVLDRHDDQTLEVFGREMEKLHEVLEVHLTTGEYDYLIKVAVNGTRGYEEFLRKKLYKVPGIRHSRSSFVLRSLKNVQAYLPDEE, encoded by the coding sequence GTGCCCCAGAGCGTTCAAATTGATGATATCGATCGTCGAATCCTGCGGACGCTGGCCGCTGACGGGCGCGTATCAAACGCGCGGCTGGCGCAGATCGTGGGCCTCTCGGCCAGCCCCTGCTGGCAGCGGGTGAAGCGGCTGGAAGACAATGGCATCATTTCCGGCTACCGGGCGATGCTCAACCAGGAGAGCCTCGGGGCACCAGAGATCGTGCTGATCGAAGTGGTGCTCGACCGGCATGACGACCAGACGCTCGAAGTCTTCGGGCGGGAGATGGAAAAGCTCCACGAGGTGCTGGAGGTTCACCTGACCACGGGCGAATACGACTACCTGATCAAGGTCGCGGTGAACGGGACGCGGGGCTACGAAGAGTTTCTACGCAAGAAGCTCTACAAGGTGCCGGGGATCCGGCATTCGCGGTCGAGCTTCGTTCTGCGCAGTCTGAAGAACGTTCAGGCCTACCTGCCCGACGAGGAATGA
- a CDS encoding flavin reductase family protein, whose product MGFEATGAVITQGAFWRTVGARPVGATVITAIHDAGPVGFLGLSFAHVSAEPPTVLVSAGKNTSALPVIRAAEHFAVNLLPAGADEMARLFGGGAEMAERFAAGRWGSFTTGAPALETAAAVFDCRLEKTVEDEGAVILIGRVEGVRTNGDGVTLAHQGGYRDL is encoded by the coding sequence ATGGGGTTCGAAGCAACCGGAGCGGTCATTACGCAAGGCGCTTTCTGGCGCACCGTCGGGGCGCGGCCGGTTGGGGCCACAGTGATCACGGCAATCCATGACGCCGGCCCTGTCGGGTTTCTCGGGCTTTCCTTCGCACATGTTTCGGCCGAGCCGCCGACGGTGTTGGTCTCGGCGGGCAAGAACACTTCTGCCCTGCCTGTAATCCGGGCAGCGGAGCATTTCGCGGTCAACCTTCTGCCCGCGGGAGCGGACGAGATGGCACGCCTGTTCGGCGGCGGCGCCGAGATGGCGGAGCGGTTTGCCGCAGGCAGGTGGGGCAGTTTCACGACCGGGGCCCCGGCGCTGGAGACCGCAGCGGCGGTATTCGATTGCCGACTGGAGAAGACCGTCGAGGATGAAGGCGCGGTTATTCTGATCGGTCGTGTCGAAGGGGTTCGGACCAACGGGGATGGCGTGACCCTCGCCCATCAGGGCGGCTACCGGGATCTCTGA
- a CDS encoding amidohydrolase family protein, with protein sequence MTDTTTTARETAIEPEMPIIDAHHHLIDRPGRRYLFDEYLADVSAGHNIRATVYIESQAMCRADGPEALRPVGETEFVVGIAAMSESGNYGPCRVNAGIVGHADLALGDAVAETLDAHIVAGGGRFRGIRQVALSHPSPEPFRYVLNPPPKDLLHSDRFREGFAQLGPRGLSFEATVFHTQLSDIAALADAFPETVIVLDHLGFAIAMGLSQSERHAVFADWSQALRELARRPNVMAKIGGFGLPFWGFGFDQNEIKPDSDTLLRAWSPYIETGIDAFGLDRCMMESNFPVDAMSCDYVTLWNALKKATRALGAEDRHKLFFENAARIYRLDVAG encoded by the coding sequence ATGACCGACACGACGACCACGGCCCGCGAGACGGCCATCGAGCCCGAGATGCCGATCATCGACGCCCACCATCACCTGATCGACCGTCCCGGGCGTCGCTACCTCTTCGACGAATACCTCGCCGACGTCTCGGCCGGGCACAACATTCGCGCAACCGTTTACATCGAAAGCCAGGCCATGTGCCGGGCCGATGGCCCCGAGGCTCTGAGGCCCGTGGGTGAAACCGAGTTCGTCGTCGGCATCGCGGCGATGAGCGAAAGTGGAAATTACGGCCCCTGCCGGGTCAACGCCGGTATCGTTGGCCACGCCGATCTGGCACTGGGCGACGCTGTCGCGGAAACACTAGACGCTCACATCGTTGCCGGCGGTGGGCGGTTTCGCGGGATCCGGCAGGTCGCCCTGTCGCATCCCAGCCCCGAACCTTTCCGTTACGTGCTCAACCCGCCGCCGAAGGACCTGCTCCACTCCGACAGGTTCCGGGAAGGGTTTGCCCAGCTCGGCCCGCGCGGCCTCAGCTTCGAGGCGACGGTGTTCCATACCCAGTTGAGTGACATCGCGGCCCTTGCCGATGCCTTTCCCGAAACGGTGATCGTCCTCGATCATCTCGGCTTCGCCATCGCGATGGGGCTGTCGCAAAGCGAGCGTCACGCCGTCTTCGCGGACTGGTCGCAGGCCCTGCGAGAACTCGCGCGCCGACCCAATGTGATGGCCAAGATCGGCGGCTTCGGCCTGCCGTTCTGGGGCTTCGGTTTCGACCAGAACGAGATCAAGCCGGACAGCGACACGCTCCTCCGCGCATGGAGCCCCTATATCGAAACCGGGATCGACGCGTTCGGGCTCGACCGCTGCATGATGGAAAGCAACTTCCCGGTCGATGCGATGAGCTGTGACTACGTCACGCTCTGGAACGCCCTCAAGAAGGCCACGCGCGCCCTTGGCGCCGAGGACCGCCACAAGCTCTTCTTCGAAAACGCGGCGCGGATCTACAGGCTGGACGTCGCCGGATGA
- a CDS encoding alpha-ketoacid dehydrogenase subunit beta: protein MARMSMIEAIRNAHEVAMEADENVVVMGEDVGYFGGVFRCTAGLQKRFGVERCFDTPISELGIVGTAIGMAAYGLKPVVEIQFADYMYPAYDQLVSEAARLRYRSAGEFTCPMVVRMPTGGGIFGAQTHSQSPEALFTHVAGLKTVVPSTPADAKGLLLAAINDPDPVIFLEPKRLYNGPFDGHFDRPSRSWSKDEMGEVEPGNYIVPLGQAKTVRDGSAATLVTYGTMVHVALAAVEESGADIEVIDLRTLLPLDLDTVAASVNRTGRCIVLHEATLTSGYGAELAALIQSECFYALEAPILRVAGWDTPYPHAQEWDYFPGPERVKRAIATVLEG from the coding sequence ATGGCGCGCATGTCGATGATCGAGGCCATCCGCAACGCCCACGAGGTGGCGATGGAGGCCGACGAGAATGTCGTCGTGATGGGCGAGGACGTCGGCTATTTCGGCGGCGTCTTCCGCTGCACCGCCGGGCTGCAGAAGCGCTTCGGGGTCGAGCGCTGCTTCGACACCCCGATCAGCGAGCTCGGCATCGTCGGCACCGCCATCGGCATGGCGGCCTACGGGCTCAAGCCCGTGGTCGAGATTCAGTTCGCCGATTACATGTACCCCGCCTATGACCAGCTCGTCTCGGAAGCCGCCCGCCTGCGCTATCGCTCGGCCGGCGAGTTTACCTGCCCGATGGTGGTGCGCATGCCCACGGGCGGCGGCATCTTCGGTGCCCAGACCCACAGCCAGAGCCCCGAGGCCCTCTTCACCCATGTCGCCGGGCTGAAAACCGTCGTGCCGTCGACCCCGGCCGACGCCAAGGGCCTGCTGCTCGCCGCCATCAACGACCCCGACCCGGTGATCTTCCTCGAACCCAAGCGCCTGTACAACGGGCCGTTCGACGGCCATTTCGACCGCCCCTCGCGCTCGTGGAGCAAGGACGAGATGGGCGAGGTCGAGCCGGGCAATTACATCGTCCCGCTCGGGCAGGCGAAAACCGTCCGCGACGGCAGTGCCGCGACGCTGGTGACCTATGGCACGATGGTCCATGTCGCGCTGGCCGCGGTCGAGGAAAGCGGCGCCGATATCGAGGTGATCGACCTGCGCACCCTGCTGCCGCTCGACCTCGACACCGTCGCCGCCTCGGTGAACCGCACCGGCCGCTGCATTGTCTTGCACGAGGCGACACTCACCTCGGGCTACGGTGCCGAGCTTGCCGCGCTGATCCAGTCGGAATGCTTCTACGCGCTCGAGGCGCCGATCCTGCGCGTGGCCGGGTGGGACACGCCCTATCCGCATGCGCAGGAATGGGATTACTTCCCGGGCCCCGAACGGGTGAAACGTGCCATTGCCACGGTGCTGGAGGGGTAG
- a CDS encoding GntR family transcriptional regulator — translation MARQIPKTQDAGELDPLAATAYTTILDRIVRLDLPPGSLISENSLGREMGLSRTPVREALKRLEREYLVSIMPRRGIIVTEVDLRSQIQLLEMRRGIEMRLLLRGTERASDGQRAEMKRLASEMEAAAEANDLKSYVRHDAEFDAIVEEACGNRFLTQAMWPVHALIRRYWHTQVGTAGLREALDLHVRVVRAAADGDTDAVRQRLTELCDRTETYILDQMR, via the coding sequence ATGGCGCGACAAATCCCAAAAACACAGGATGCCGGCGAGCTCGACCCGCTGGCGGCCACAGCCTATACGACGATCCTTGACCGTATCGTACGCCTCGACCTGCCGCCGGGAAGCCTGATCTCGGAAAATTCTCTCGGCCGGGAAATGGGCCTCAGTCGCACCCCCGTGCGAGAAGCGCTGAAGCGGCTCGAACGGGAATACCTCGTCTCGATCATGCCCCGCCGCGGGATCATCGTGACCGAGGTCGACCTGCGCAGCCAGATCCAGCTTCTGGAAATGCGCCGCGGCATCGAGATGCGCCTGCTCCTTCGGGGAACCGAGCGCGCAAGCGACGGCCAGCGGGCCGAGATGAAGCGGCTGGCCTCCGAGATGGAAGCGGCGGCAGAGGCAAACGACCTCAAAAGCTATGTCCGCCACGACGCCGAGTTCGATGCCATCGTCGAAGAGGCCTGTGGCAACCGCTTCCTGACCCAGGCGATGTGGCCGGTGCATGCGCTGATCCGGCGTTACTGGCATACGCAGGTCGGCACCGCCGGGCTGCGCGAGGCGCTTGACCTGCACGTGCGCGTGGTCCGTGCCGCCGCAGACGGGGATACCGATGCCGTGCGCCAGCGGCTCACCGAGCTCTGCGACCGCACGGAAACCTACATTCTCGACCAGATGCGATAA
- a CDS encoding 3-methyl-2-oxobutanoate dehydrogenase (2-methylpropanoyl-transferring) subunit alpha — MTEERTPRLHVPEPAIRPGDQPDFSHVRVPRAGEVRRPEPDESPEELRDLAFTIIRVLNRDGEAVGPWAGSLDDDAIRDGLRHMMMLRAYDARMLKAQRQGKSSFYMQHLGEEAISCAFQKALRPGDMNFPTYRQAGLLIAAGYPLTKMMCQVYSNDGDPVRGRQLPVFYSSREHGFFSISGNLATQYVQAVGWAMAAAIKGENSLAAGWIGDGSTAESDFHGALVFASTYKPPVILNIVNNQWAISTFQGIARGGAGTFAARGHGFGIPALRVDGNDYLAVHAAAAWAAERARRDLGPTMIEYVTYRAGGHSTSDDPAAYRPKEEGSAWPLGDPILRLKAHLIQKGLWSEERHAQAEAEIMDEVVAAQKEAEAIGTLHSGRRPSPRDMFEDVFAEMPPHLIRQRHEVGY; from the coding sequence ATGACCGAGGAACGCACCCCCCGCCTGCATGTGCCGGAACCGGCCATCCGCCCCGGCGACCAGCCCGATTTCTCCCATGTCCGCGTGCCCCGCGCGGGCGAGGTACGGCGGCCCGAGCCGGATGAAAGCCCAGAGGAACTGCGCGATCTCGCCTTCACCATCATCCGCGTCCTGAACCGGGATGGCGAGGCGGTCGGCCCCTGGGCCGGTTCCCTTGACGACGACGCGATCCGCGATGGGCTGCGCCACATGATGATGCTGCGCGCCTACGACGCCCGGATGCTCAAGGCCCAGCGGCAGGGCAAATCCTCTTTCTACATGCAGCACCTGGGCGAAGAGGCGATTTCCTGCGCCTTCCAGAAGGCGCTGCGCCCCGGCGACATGAACTTTCCCACCTACCGGCAGGCCGGGTTGCTGATCGCGGCGGGCTATCCGCTGACCAAGATGATGTGCCAGGTCTACTCGAACGACGGCGACCCGGTGCGTGGCCGGCAGCTTCCGGTTTTTTACAGCTCGCGCGAGCACGGGTTCTTCTCGATCTCCGGCAACCTTGCCACGCAATACGTGCAGGCCGTCGGCTGGGCCATGGCCGCCGCGATCAAGGGCGAGAACAGCCTCGCCGCCGGCTGGATCGGCGACGGCTCGACCGCGGAAAGCGATTTCCACGGCGCGCTGGTCTTCGCCTCGACCTACAAGCCGCCGGTCATCCTCAACATCGTCAACAACCAGTGGGCCATTTCCACCTTCCAGGGAATCGCCCGCGGCGGCGCCGGCACCTTCGCCGCCCGCGGCCACGGCTTCGGCATCCCGGCGCTCCGGGTCGACGGCAACGATTACCTCGCCGTCCATGCCGCCGCCGCCTGGGCCGCCGAACGTGCCCGCCGCGACCTCGGGCCGACGATGATCGAATACGTCACCTACCGCGCCGGCGGGCATTCCACCTCCGATGATCCGGCGGCCTACCGGCCCAAGGAGGAGGGCAGCGCCTGGCCGCTGGGCGATCCGATCCTGCGGCTGAAGGCGCACCTGATCCAGAAAGGCCTCTGGTCCGAGGAACGCCATGCCCAGGCCGAGGCCGAGATCATGGACGAGGTTGTCGCCGCCCAGAAGGAGGCCGAGGCGATAGGTACGCTGCATTCCGGCCGCCGTCCCAGCCCGCGCGACATGTTCGAGGACGTCTTTGCCGAGATGCCCCCGCACCTCATCCGCCAGCGTCACGAAGTGGGGTACTGA
- a CDS encoding dihydrolipoamide acetyltransferase family protein, producing MTEQSFKLPDIGEGITEAELSEWLVKVGDEVREDDPICEVTTDKATVEIPAAATGRVTWVGGEAGDVLAVGSELIRIETDGDVAPSEESEDPAPEPAPKPESEPEPETPAKPAKQPEPPAKPARRAQAPASATMARNAAGRPLAAPSVRGRALEMGIDLRQLRGTGPAGRILHEDLDAYAESGGAAAPGSGLRRRDTTEEVRITGVRRKISERMSLAKARIPHFSIIEEVEVDALEDLRASLNARFADKRGKLTLLPFVIRALSEAVLDHPEINAHFDDEASVVTRHAALHCGIATQTDTGLMVPVLQHAEAMDLWEAARDVRRLSDSARERRISPENLSGSTITITSLGPLGALATTPIINHPEVAIVGINKIAVRPVWDGHAFQPRRVMNLSCSFDHRVVDGWVAAEFVAKLKALLETPAMLWMEWRDD from the coding sequence ATGACCGAACAGAGCTTCAAACTCCCCGATATCGGCGAGGGCATCACCGAGGCCGAGCTGAGCGAATGGCTGGTCAAGGTCGGTGACGAGGTCCGAGAGGACGACCCGATCTGCGAGGTGACGACCGACAAGGCCACAGTGGAGATCCCTGCGGCGGCGACCGGACGGGTGACATGGGTCGGCGGCGAGGCGGGTGACGTTCTGGCCGTGGGCAGCGAACTGATCCGCATCGAAACGGATGGTGACGTCGCGCCGTCCGAGGAAAGCGAAGACCCCGCGCCGGAACCGGCCCCGAAGCCGGAATCGGAGCCGGAGCCCGAAACGCCCGCCAAGCCGGCGAAACAGCCCGAACCGCCCGCCAAGCCCGCCCGCCGCGCGCAGGCGCCCGCCTCGGCCACCATGGCCCGCAACGCTGCCGGCCGTCCGCTCGCCGCCCCCTCCGTCCGCGGCCGCGCGCTCGAGATGGGCATCGACCTGCGTCAGTTGCGCGGCACCGGCCCGGCCGGCCGTATCCTGCATGAAGACCTCGACGCCTACGCTGAAAGCGGCGGCGCGGCCGCGCCCGGCTCCGGCCTGCGCCGCCGCGACACCACCGAGGAGGTCCGGATCACCGGCGTCCGCCGCAAGATCTCGGAACGGATGTCGCTGGCCAAGGCACGCATCCCGCATTTCTCGATCATCGAGGAAGTCGAGGTCGATGCGCTGGAAGACCTGCGCGCCAGCCTCAACGCCCGTTTCGCCGACAAACGCGGCAAGCTCACCCTGCTGCCCTTCGTGATCCGCGCCCTGTCCGAGGCCGTGCTCGACCACCCTGAAATCAACGCCCATTTCGATGACGAGGCCAGCGTCGTCACCCGCCACGCCGCCCTGCATTGCGGCATCGCCACCCAGACCGACACCGGCCTGATGGTCCCCGTGCTGCAACACGCCGAGGCGATGGACCTGTGGGAGGCCGCCCGCGACGTCCGCCGCCTGTCCGACTCCGCGCGCGAGCGCCGGATCTCGCCGGAAAACCTTTCCGGGTCCACGATTACGATCACCTCGCTGGGCCCGCTCGGTGCGCTGGCGACGACACCGATCATCAACCACCCCGAGGTGGCCATCGTCGGCATCAACAAGATCGCCGTCCGCCCCGTCTGGGACGGCCACGCCTTCCAGCCCCGGCGCGTCATGAACCTCTCCTGCAGCTTCGATCACCGCGTGGTCGACGGGTGGGTGGCCGCGGAATTCGTGGCCAAGCTGAAGGCGCTTCTGGAAACCCCGGCAATGCTATGGATGGAGTGGCGCGATGACTGA
- the lpdA gene encoding dihydrolipoyl dehydrogenase — MTEMTCDLLVIGGGPGGYVCASRAARQGLDTVLVEGRRVGGTCLNVGCIPSKALIHAADLYHTATLQAGEGLCGVTVATPHLDYGQTLDWSGSVVDKLCSGVTGLLGNSGVKTLTGWAHFRDGKTVEVDSETGPVTIRAAKVVIATGSQPVELPGLPFGPHTLDSTAALALADLPARLAVVGAGYIGLELGTAFAKLGCKVTIVEAADRILPQYDDKLTRPVRRRLEELGITLKLETRVKGWAQEGQELTLSGPEGEETLAADKALVTVGRAPNLDGLSIDELRLRHDGPFLEIDDQCRTSMRGVYAIGDVTPGPMLAHRAMAQGEMVADLLAGHTKRWDKTCIPAICFTDPEIVTAGLLPSEAPEAETGTFQFRANGRALTLGDTEGFIRILARPSDHVVLGIQATGPGVSELAAAFAIAIESGLRAEDIAATIHAHPTLGEALQEAALGLTSMANHG; from the coding sequence ATGACTGAGATGACCTGTGACCTGCTCGTCATCGGCGGCGGTCCCGGCGGCTATGTTTGTGCTTCGCGCGCGGCACGGCAGGGGCTCGATACCGTGCTGGTGGAAGGCCGCCGCGTCGGCGGCACCTGCCTCAACGTGGGCTGCATCCCGTCGAAGGCGCTGATCCACGCGGCCGACCTTTACCACACCGCCACGCTTCAGGCGGGCGAGGGGCTTTGTGGCGTCACCGTCGCGACGCCGCACCTCGACTACGGGCAGACGCTGGATTGGTCCGGCTCCGTCGTCGACAAGCTGTGCTCGGGCGTGACCGGCCTTCTTGGCAACAGCGGCGTGAAGACCCTGACCGGCTGGGCGCATTTCCGCGATGGCAAGACCGTCGAGGTCGACAGCGAGACCGGCCCCGTCACGATCCGCGCCGCAAAGGTGGTGATCGCCACCGGGTCGCAGCCGGTAGAGCTGCCGGGCCTGCCCTTCGGGCCGCATACGCTCGATTCCACCGCCGCGCTCGCCCTGGCCGACCTGCCCGCGCGGCTGGCGGTCGTCGGTGCCGGTTACATCGGGCTCGAACTGGGCACCGCCTTCGCCAAGCTGGGCTGCAAGGTGACCATCGTCGAGGCCGCCGACCGCATCCTGCCGCAATATGACGATAAGCTGACCCGCCCCGTCCGGCGCCGCCTCGAAGAGCTCGGGATTACTTTGAAGCTCGAAACCAGGGTGAAAGGCTGGGCGCAGGAGGGGCAGGAACTGACTCTTTCCGGCCCCGAGGGCGAAGAAACCCTTGCCGCCGACAAGGCCCTCGTCACCGTGGGCCGCGCGCCGAACCTCGACGGGCTGAGCATCGACGAACTCCGCCTGCGACACGACGGCCCCTTCCTCGAAATCGACGACCAGTGCCGCACCTCGATGCGCGGGGTCTACGCCATTGGCGACGTCACGCCGGGGCCGATGCTGGCGCACCGCGCGATGGCGCAGGGTGAGATGGTGGCCGACCTGCTTGCCGGGCACACGAAACGCTGGGACAAGACCTGTATTCCCGCGATCTGTTTCACCGACCCCGAAATCGTGACCGCCGGCCTGCTTCCGTCCGAGGCGCCGGAGGCCGAAACGGGCACCTTTCAGTTCCGCGCCAACGGCCGCGCCCTCACGCTTGGCGATACCGAGGGGTTCATCCGCATACTTGCCCGCCCGTCCGATCATGTCGTCCTTGGCATTCAGGCCACGGGGCCGGGCGTGTCGGAACTGGCCGCCGCCTTCGCCATCGCGATCGAATCCGGTCTGAGGGCGGAGGATATCGCGGCCACGATCCACGCCCATCCGACCCTTGGCGAAGCCCTGCAGGAGGCCGCGCTTGGGCTCACCTCCATGGCCAATCACGGCTGA
- a CDS encoding 4-carboxy-4-hydroxy-2-oxoadipate aldolase/oxaloacetate decarboxylase: MNEMKPVAYTRIPRIDKSLIERASQNSVADLHEGLGAIAGRRCLLSTAMRPVWPGAGTCGQAITCYNYPGDNLLLHIAAKLAEPGDVIVATNGGSAQGALWGDMITYYAQRKGIAGAVVDGAVRDTGRVREMGFPVFSTAISVSHPEKRGPGSANVPVVVAGVTVNPGDLIVADDDGVLAIPPELVETAVANAEARAAKESGFRDKLDEGATMYDLLGLERDVAACGLTEIEGTWRGAVPPDA, from the coding sequence ATGAATGAGATGAAACCGGTCGCCTATACCCGGATTCCAAGGATCGATAAGTCGCTGATCGAACGGGCCAGCCAGAATTCGGTGGCTGACCTGCACGAAGGGCTTGGCGCCATCGCCGGGCGGCGTTGCCTGCTGTCCACCGCCATGCGCCCCGTCTGGCCCGGCGCCGGCACATGTGGCCAAGCCATCACCTGCTACAACTACCCCGGCGACAACCTGCTTCTGCACATCGCCGCCAAGCTGGCCGAGCCGGGCGATGTCATCGTCGCCACCAATGGCGGTAGTGCCCAAGGCGCGCTCTGGGGTGACATGATCACCTATTATGCACAACGGAAGGGCATCGCCGGCGCCGTTGTCGATGGCGCGGTTCGCGATACCGGCCGCGTGCGGGAGATGGGGTTTCCTGTCTTCTCGACGGCCATCTCCGTGTCGCACCCCGAAAAGCGTGGGCCGGGCTCGGCCAACGTGCCGGTCGTGGTCGCCGGCGTGACTGTGAACCCGGGCGATCTGATCGTCGCCGATGACGATGGCGTTCTCGCGATTCCGCCCGAACTGGTCGAAACCGCCGTGGCAAATGCCGAGGCTCGTGCGGCGAAGGAATCGGGTTTCCGCGACAAGCTCGACGAGGGTGCCACGATGTACGATCTGCTCGGTCTCGAGCGCGATGTCGCGGCCTGCGGGCTCACCGAAATCGAAGGGACCTGGAGAGGCGCTGTACCCCCCGACGCCTGA
- a CDS encoding GMC family oxidoreductase has protein sequence MSGAAYDYIVVGAGATGSVVAARLSEGGTASVLLIEAGGRDINPVLRVPGLGFAAGTLARYNWNFLTEPVPALNDRRLTFLQGRVMGGSGSMNGMVYSRGHSDEYDAWAAMGCDGWSFDEVKPFFLKSETNARGAGAWHGADGPMNLRPARPDLPICDAFLEAAGAEGLPVVDDLNANQPEGLGIYDLNVRNGRRHSAARAFLGPARGRANLTILRNTQVTGVVIEKGRAAGVRARRKGRAVTYSASREVVLCGGAIMSPALLMHSGIGPADDLRALGIEVKVDAPAVGENLQNHPCYRPQYACSHPVTARSHATAGGAMRAGWQYLTRSTGPLAESFASVGGFFKSDPTLEKADMQVVFLSALPPSGGKGVFDLLPREHGFGLTIYQGTPHSRGRVSLRSADPLVQPRIDTGYFTDPRDIEVLAAGVQRMRDVMKQPAIARFISREIAPGPAVQTRAELIEEIRRNAGTSYHQSGTCAMGADNRAVLDSALRVRGVDGLRVADTSVMPRMPNAALHAPALMIGEKAAAMILEGATPRAERKTA, from the coding sequence ATGAGTGGCGCGGCATACGACTATATCGTCGTGGGCGCCGGGGCCACCGGCAGCGTCGTCGCGGCGCGCCTTTCGGAAGGCGGCACGGCCAGCGTGCTGCTGATCGAGGCGGGCGGCCGCGATATCAACCCGGTACTGCGGGTGCCGGGGCTTGGCTTCGCGGCCGGCACACTTGCCCGCTACAACTGGAATTTCCTGACCGAGCCGGTGCCGGCGCTGAATGACCGCCGGCTCACCTTCCTTCAGGGCCGCGTGATGGGCGGGTCGGGCAGCATGAACGGCATGGTCTACAGCCGTGGCCATTCCGATGAATACGACGCCTGGGCCGCGATGGGCTGCGACGGCTGGTCTTTCGATGAGGTGAAACCGTTCTTCCTCAAGTCCGAAACCAATGCCCGGGGCGCGGGCGCGTGGCACGGTGCCGACGGGCCCATGAACCTGCGCCCCGCACGGCCGGATCTGCCGATCTGCGACGCCTTTCTCGAGGCGGCTGGCGCCGAGGGCTTGCCCGTGGTCGACGACCTCAACGCCAACCAGCCCGAAGGCCTCGGAATCTACGATCTCAATGTTCGCAACGGTCGGCGGCACAGCGCCGCGCGTGCCTTTCTCGGCCCGGCGCGCGGCCGGGCGAACCTGACCATCCTGCGCAACACGCAGGTGACCGGCGTCGTCATCGAAAAAGGCAGGGCCGCCGGCGTGCGCGCGAGACGGAAGGGCAGGGCGGTGACCTATTCGGCCTCGCGCGAGGTGGTGCTCTGTGGCGGCGCCATCATGAGCCCTGCGCTGCTCATGCACTCGGGCATCGGACCGGCAGACGACCTTCGCGCGCTTGGCATCGAGGTGAAAGTCGACGCGCCGGCTGTGGGGGAAAATCTGCAGAACCACCCGTGCTATCGCCCGCAATATGCCTGTTCACACCCGGTGACGGCCCGAAGCCATGCGACCGCGGGCGGCGCGATGCGCGCCGGGTGGCAGTACCTTACCCGGTCAACCGGCCCGCTGGCGGAAAGCTTCGCCTCGGTCGGGGGCTTCTTCAAGAGCGACCCGACGCTTGAAAAGGCCGATATGCAGGTCGTCTTCCTGTCGGCGCTGCCGCCCTCCGGCGGCAAGGGCGTTTTCGACCTGCTTCCGCGAGAACACGGCTTTGGCCTGACGATCTACCAGGGTACGCCCCACAGCCGCGGCCGGGTTTCGCTTCGCTCTGCCGACCCGTTGGTGCAGCCGCGCATCGACACCGGTTATTTCACCGATCCCCGCGATATCGAGGTGCTGGCCGCAGGCGTCCAACGCATGCGCGACGTCATGAAACAGCCCGCCATCGCCCGCTTTATCAGCCGCGAGATCGCGCCAGGCCCCGCGGTGCAGACCCGTGCCGAGCTGATCGAGGAGATCCGCCGCAACGCCGGGACCTCCTATCACCAGAGCGGCACCTGCGCGATGGGGGCCGACAACCGCGCAGTGCTCGACTCTGCGCTTCGGGTGCGCGGCGTCGACGGTCTTCGGGTCGCGGATACTTCGGTCATGCCCCGCATGCCCAACGCCGCGCTGCATGCCCCGGCCCTGATGATCGGCGAGAAGGCGGCCGCGATGATCCTGGAAGGCGCGACGCCCCGGGCAGAGAGGAAGACTGCATGA
- a CDS encoding GntR family transcriptional regulator, which produces MAQSFASPAEDGSDMDKQSRDTYSIIRERILTLDLPPGSLLSENSLGASLGLSRTPIREAIKRLEREDLVAILPRRGIVVTEVDLKSQLDLLEFRRGIEIRLIRRGAERASPAQRSRIGEIAALAEACAASGDLSQYIAHDTEFDAIIEQAADNRFLTNAMKPVHALVRRFWHTQRGRSALPEALDQHARVIRAAADGAPERVEAELSALYDQNEQYILGLMT; this is translated from the coding sequence GTGGCGCAAAGCTTCGCTTCCCCTGCCGAGGACGGCAGCGACATGGATAAACAATCGCGAGACACCTACTCGATCATCCGCGAAAGGATCCTGACGCTCGACCTGCCGCCTGGCTCTCTTCTGTCGGAAAACTCGCTAGGTGCATCGCTCGGCCTGAGCCGAACGCCGATCCGCGAGGCGATCAAGCGGCTCGAGCGGGAAGACCTTGTCGCCATTCTCCCGCGTCGCGGCATCGTCGTGACCGAGGTTGATCTGAAAAGCCAGCTCGACCTATTGGAGTTCCGCCGTGGCATCGAGATCCGCCTGATCCGCCGCGGAGCAGAACGGGCCAGCCCCGCTCAACGCAGCCGGATCGGTGAAATCGCCGCGCTGGCCGAAGCCTGTGCCGCCTCGGGGGACCTGTCGCAGTACATCGCGCATGACACCGAGTTCGATGCCATCATTGAACAGGCCGCAGACAACCGCTTTCTCACGAATGCGATGAAGCCGGTCCACGCCCTTGTGCGCCGGTTCTGGCATACCCAGCGTGGCCGATCGGCGCTGCCGGAAGCACTTGACCAGCATGCCCGCGTTATCCGGGCCGCCGCAGATGGTGCGCCCGAGCGGGTCGAGGCGGAACTCTCGGCGCTCTACGATCAGAATGAACAGTATATTCTCGGTCTGATGACCTGA